In Salvelinus alpinus chromosome 20, SLU_Salpinus.1, whole genome shotgun sequence, a genomic segment contains:
- the LOC139547175 gene encoding zinc finger protein 180-like: MRSLSYSLPAKEEGVCWTEKEALVKEEEEEEAVTIQKQVEGEAVTVKEEKCVTVKEEEDSFRVKEEEDAVFGVNEETGEMTVTSKKENEEEEEDTGYLRPVFQDHLKASNDELSRKMVLRNMALINTRQRRDYRGSCGGPQQPHDAEKEEKSLSTSKHLKKHQQRPTGKKCHCCSYCGKGCKSSSELKIHQGTHTGEKPYSCNLCGKSYLRSDSLKVHTRIHTGEKPYSCTQCGKSFTQSSNLLSHQRKHTGEKYYSCNQCGKSFTTSSHLIRHQRTHTGEKPYSCHQCGKSFTQSNTLVSHQRTHTGEKPHSCNQCGKSFTQLSTLVSHKRTHTGEKPYSCAQCGKIFTTSSDLTVHQRTHTGEKPFSCDQCDKRYSDKRSLIKHQKIHS; encoded by the exons atgaggtcactaagctactctctacctgctaaagaagagggggtctgctggacggagaaagaagctctggtgaaagaggaggaggaagaggaggctgttacaatacaaaaacaagtagagggtgaggctgttacagtgaaagaagagaaatGCGTTACAGTGAAGGAAGAGGAAGactcgttcagagtgaaagaggaggaggatgcagtaTTTGGAGTGAACGAGGAGacgggggagatgactgtcacatcgAAAAAGGAGaacgaggaagaagaggaggacactGGATATCTGAGGCCGGTTTTCCAGGATCATCTTAAGGCATCCAACGATGAACTTAGCcgtaagatggttttgagaaacatGGCCCTGATTAAtacta gacagagacgtgactatcgtggatcctgtggggggcctcaacaacctcatgatgctgagaaggaagagaagagtctctccacgtcaaaacacctcaagaaacaccagcagagacccacGGGGAAGAAATGTCACTGCTGCTCTTACTGTGGGAAAGGTTGCAAatcttcatcagaacttaaaatccaccagggaacacacacaggagagaagccttatagctgtaatcTATGTGGGAAGAGTTATTTAAGATCAGATTCACTAAAAGTACACACGAgaattcacactggagagaaaccttatagctgtactcaatgtgggaagagttttactcagtcaagcAACCTGTTATCacaccagagaaaacacacaggagagaaatattatagctgtaatcaatgtgggaagagttttaccacatcaagccatctgattcgacaccagagaacacacacaggagagaagccttatagttgtcatcaatgtgggaagagttttactcagtcaaacaccctggtatcacaccagagaacacacacaggagagaagcctcatagttgtaatcaatgtgggaagagttttactcagttaaGCACCCTGGTATCacacaagagaacacacacaggagagaaaccttatagctgtgctcaatgtgggaagatTTTTACTACATCTAGTGATCTgacggtacaccagagaacacacacaggagagaaaccttttagctgtgatcagtgtgacaagagatactctgataaaagatctctgatcaagcatcagaaaatacattcatga